The window ACAGCAGTTGATGTAATGTTTTCATGAAATCAACTACCAATCTTGTACAAAATTGACTGAACTATGATACTCATGATTTTGGGCATTCTGTTGCTGGTTGTAGCAGGCGCCATTTCAAAGACAAGGGAAGAATTTCGCAAGCTGGCTAATGGGTTGCGGATTGGCTCTTTTATCATCATTATACTTGGCGTACTTACTTCTTGTATCAAACAAATTGATGCAGGTGAAATAGGCGTACAGTCAATGTTTGGTAAAGTAAAAGATGAGATCCTCACCAGCGGCTTAAATCTTGTAAACCCGCTCGTTACAGTGCGTTCTGTTGACATCAGAACACAGAATTATACAATGAGTGGTGTACATGATGAAGGCAATCAGTCTGGGGATGACGCTATTCGTGTACTCACTTCTGATGGTTTGGAAGTAGTGATAGACCTAACGGTTCTTTATCGTGTTACCGGCTCCGAAGCACCAAGAATTGTACGTGAAACAGGTCTTGATTATAAAGACAAAATTGTACGCCCCCTAACGAGAACCAAAATTCGCGATAACGCAGTGTACTATACCGCCATTGATTTGTATTCAAACAAGCGCGACCAGTTTCAAACACGTATTTTCAAAAGTATTGAAGAAGACTTCAAAAAACGTGGCTTAATTCTGGAGCAATTGCTGGTAAGAAATATTACCCTTCCAGAAAACGTGAAGAAGTCCATCGAAGAAAAAATCAAGGCAGAACAAGAAGCACAGAAAATGGAATTCGTTCTGCAAAAAGAGAAGCAGGAAGCAGAACGTAAGCGCGTGGAAGCGCAAGGTATTGCCGACTATCAGCGCATCATCAATACCGGCTTAACCGATAAGCAGATTGAATATGAACAAATCAAGGCTTTAAAAGAAATCGCAACTTCTCAAAACGCAAAAGTTTTGATCATGGGCAATAGCAAAACACCTGTGATTATTGACAGTAAGTCAAATAAATAAACCTGATTCAAACTTCTGTGAATAGTCCGCTTTTGGCGGACTATTTTATTTATGGGTAGGTCTTGAACACATAGCGGCGCATCAGGTAATTAAAATAAACATGCCCGAAGAAAACACCTACTACTGAAAACAAAATATCGAGATAATCAAATGTTCTACCAAAGATGGGTATCAATTGCAAGTACTCATTAATGATGACCAGCAGCAATCCAAAACTGCAAGTAAAATTTAAATCATGTTTAGTCTCTAAACGAAAGAAGCGCTGAAAAAACCAGCAGGCACCAAAGGGGAGCAAAAATGAACCCAGTAAGTTGGGTGCAATTCCAAAAACCGGTTTCCAAAATGTAGGAATATGCACAAATGGCCTGATGATGAACTTCACAGTCCAGATCAGTAACGTACCTAAAACAACAATATTTCTGGCTTTAAATTTCAATGGATGCATGCAGCCGGCTTTACTTGATGAAAATAGGCCTTTCGATTGGTTTGCACCTACCGCGAGGCGGGTATTTTCGGTTAAACGGGCTGGAAATAAAAATGTTACTCCATATCTCGGTTCAGCGGTTTGCTCCACAAACGGATCACAAACCAGAGATAAGCTCCTAGTGAAAGCAGGAAGAAAACATAGAACCCTATGTGGCCGAGACCAATCTTGCTTTCAGGAAAAGCATACCCAAACATGATACCCCATGTAGAGTTAATGGCCATCCACAAAAGGCCTAATGACATCGTATTGATGATGCGAATAAAATATTGACGTACCCAGGGTTCCAGAAAAAGTATTTAAAGCATTACAATACACCGTACGGAATGTTCATTAATCCATGCTTTGGTTGCTGGCTTTAGCCAATTTCACCAATCTATCGAACTGCGCCGGTGTGAGGTCATTGTAGAAATAATAGACAGGATCAACTGGTACACCATTTCTATGCACTTCATAATGGCAATGCGGGCCCGTACTCTTACCACTATTGCCCACATACCCTATTACCTCGCCTCTTTTCACCCGCTGCCCTACTTTGGCCTTGGTACGCACCATGTGCGCATACAATGTTTCATAGCCATAGCCATGATAAATGACTACGTTAATGCCATAACCACCCGTATTGAAACCAGATTCACGCACTACGCCATCTGCGGTGGCATATATAGGTGTACCAATAGGCGCGGTAAAATCCAAGCCCTTGTGCATTCTGGTATCCTTATACACCGGATCAACACGATAACCGAAGCCGGAAGCAATTCTATTCAGATCACGATTGCTTACTGGTTGAATAGCAGGGATGGCAGCTAAGAGTTTTTCCTTGTTGCGCACCATATCCTCTATCTCTACATAACTCTTGGTTTGGTAAGACACACGCATACTCAGCTCATTCAGCTGTGCAGTCATGCTCTTGACCAATTCTGTTTCACCCATAGACTGCACCAACTTCACCTCTTTCTTCTTCTCAATTTCCTTAACGCGGGCGCTATCAGGTATGGGGTCTGCTTCAAAAATGGAGCGATAGACACTGTTATCACGATTCTCCAACTCATCCATTTGCAATTCCAGTTGTTTGGCACGCTCCATTAAAACCGCATAATTTTCCTTCAGGTCTTCATTTTCCTGCCTCAGCAATTTTTCCTTGGGAGAATCTATGTAGCGGAAAGCAATTAGTACGATGATAATACCTGTAACAATGGAAGCGGCAATAAACCCAAACAACTGCAGCAGGCGCACCCGAAGCGGGGTTTCCAGCTTCTCGAAGCGCATGGAGTGTGGGTTATAATAATATTTGATTCGCCGCATAAGATTCGAGCCAGGTTTACCCCTTGGCCGTAGCTGATTCCTTACCTTTGCGCCACTTTACAGGGGAGGTTCAAAGATAACTGATCCGCCTGCAAAGCATGGATAAAATTGACGCATTACTATGACCAGCAGTGAGATACGCCAGCAGTTTCTGGATTTTTTTGCTTCGAAAGCACACCAGATTGTTCCTTCAGCACCCATCGTGGTAAAGAACGACCCCACCCTGCTTTTTACCAATGCAGGGATGAACCAGTTCAAGGATTATTTTCTTGGCAATAAAGAACCCCAGAGCCGTCGCATTGCCGATACCCAAAAATGTTTGCGGGTAAGTGGTAAGCACAATGATCTGGAAGAAGTAGGTGTAGATACTTACCACCACACCATGTTTGAAATGCTGGGTAACTGGAGCTTTGGCGATTATTTTAAAACAGAAGCGATTGCCTGGAGCTGGGAACTGCTGACTGAAGTATACAAATTGGATAAAGACCGTTTGTACGTAACCATTTTTGAAGGCGATGAGAAAGAAGGTTTGCCCCGTGATACAGAAGCCTTTAATGAATGGAAAAAAGTAATTGCTGAAGACCGCATTCTCTTAGGCAATAAGAAAGATAATTTCTGGGAAATGGGCGATACCGGACCATGCGGACCATGTACAGAAATTCATGTGGATTGTCGCTCCAACGAAGAGCGCGCAGCTGTAGATGGCAAAACACTGGTGAACAATGACCATCCTCAAGTAATTGAAATCTGGAACAATGTATTCATCCAGTTTAACAGATTGAAAGATGGCAGCCTGGAACAATTGCCTGCAAAGCACGTGGATACGGGTATGGGCTTTGAGCGTTTGGCACGTGTGATTCAAGGTAAGCAGAGTAATTACGATACAGATGTGTTTAGCGGCACGATTCACGAAACAGAAAAAATCAGCGGACTCAAATACGAGAATACAGACAGCAAGCGCGATGTAGCTTTCCGCGTAATTGCCGATCATATTCGCGCGATTGCGTTTACGATTGCAGACGGACAGCTGCCTTCCAATACCGGTGCCGGTTATGTGATCAGAAGAATTCTGCGCAGAGCCGTGCGTTACTATTTCTCTTACTTAGATTATAAGCAACCGCTGCTGCACCAGCTCATGCCTTTATTGGCAGAGCAGTTTGCGCAAGTATTCCCTGAGTTGAAACATCAACTGGATTTTGTTAGCAAAGTAGTGAAGGAAGAAGAAGAAGCTTTTCTACGTACGCTTGGTAAAGGCATTGAAAAATTCAACGCATACGCATCGAAACTTAATGCGTTTGTAACTGAAGCAAAAGACTCAAAGGAGAACGAAGGTGTTGCGAAAGAATTGATTGACATGCGTGATAAGTACACAAATGCAATCAATAAGAAAATCATTGCAGGTGATTTCGCATTTGAATTAAATGATACATATGGCTTTCCAATTGACTTGACCAATTTGATGGCCCAGGAAATTGGATGGACAGTTGATATGGCTGGTTATGAAGTAGCATTAAAGCAACAGAAAGACCGTTCACGCGCAGCTACAGCCATTGATACAGACGACTGGGTTGTGGTGAATGATGCAGCAGGTAAGGGTTTTGTAGGATATGAAGATATTTTGGTGCACACCCATGTACAGCGTTACAGAAAAGTAACCGCCAAGGGCAAACAACAATTCCAATTGGTATTGGCAACAACACCATTCTATCCGGAAGGTGGTGGTCAGCAGGGTGATACAGGTATGCTGGATTTTGGTGGCGAGCAGATTGCAGTTACCGATACACGAAAAGAGAACGACCTCATCATTCATTTCGTGAATCAACTGCCTTCCAATATTGATACACCTGTGAAAGCTCAGGTGAATACAGAACAGCGCCTCAACACCATGTATAACCATACGGCTACCCACCTAATGCATGCTGCATTAAGACAGGTATTGGGAAAGCATGTGGCGCAAAAAGGTTCATTGGTGAATGATGCTTACCTGCGTTTCGATTTCTCTCACTTTGCAAAGATGACAGACGAAGAAATTCGCGAAGTTGAAGTGATCGTGAACAACAAGATTCGTGAGAATATTCCGGTTGTGATCAAACAAATGCCGAAGGAAGAAGCCATCAATATGGGCGCTATGGCTTTGTTTGGAGAGAAATATGCAGACACCGTTCGTGTGGTCATCATCGACCCCAATTATTCTATTGAATTGTGTGGTGGAACCCACGTTGGTCATACAGGTATGATTGGATTATTCATCATCCAATCAGAAGCTGCTGTTGCTGCAGGCGTAAGGCGTATTGAAGCTGTAACCGGACCCGCTGCATTCAATTTCCTGCTCACCCAGTTTACGCATGTGAAGGAAATCGGTTCATTACTAAAAGCCAAAGAACCGCTGAAAGCAGTAGAAAAACTTTTGCAGGAGAAAACAGCATTAGAGAAAAAAGTAGAGAAATTAGAAGCACTCCAACTACAAGCAGTACAAAAAGAACTACTGGCCAATATTCAAACCATCAATGGCAAACAATTCTTAGGAGCACAGGTGGAAGTGAGTAGTGCAGACGCATTGAAGAAACTAGCCTATGATCTGAGACTTCAAGCTGATGTGGTGGTGGTGGTAGCCAATATTGCTGAAAAAGCTTCTGTAGCCATCAGCGTATCAGATGCTGCTAGCGCCAATATTGATGCTGGCAAACTCATTAAGGAGAAAGTAGCACCCCTGATAAAGGGTGGCGGTGGCGGACAGAAAACCCTGGCCACAGCAGGCGGACAAGACGGTTCTCAGCTTGCAGCCGTTATCCAAGCCATTCAGGAAACACTTTAAAATATGACCCCGAATCCTCGGGGTTTTATTTTGCCCATTAACCATATTTAACATTTCCGAAGTCTTTCGTATTTGATGAACTCCTTACATTTGATCTACTAAACTCTTCGTATTAAAACCTAGTGTATGAAAAAATATTTGTTTGCAGCCCTCCTCCTAACTGGCTTCAGCGCTATCGCACAAGAAGCAAAAGAGGAAAAGATGAAAGAGAAACCTCTGGTAAAGAAGGAGAAAAAGGTAGTGGTAGAAGTAGATGGAGATAAAGTTACCATCAATGGCAAACCAGCAGAAGAATGGGATGAAAAGGAAATTCGTATCATGAAAGAACGTATTCCCATGATCCGCATGGGCAAGGGCTTTCCTTTTGAAGCTGAGTTGTTGAACGATAAAGTAAATAAAGCTGTGCTAGGTGTGATGAGTGAGAAAGCAGAGAAAGGTGCACGCATTGTAGAAGTAAGTAAGGAAAGTGCAGCTGAGAAAGCAGGCTTGAAGAATGGAGATATCATCACCAAAGTGGGTGATAAAACTGTTGCAGACAGTGATGCTTTGTACGAAGCCATTGGCAAATACAACCCAGGAGATAAAGTAAGCATCAGCTATTTGCGTGATGGCAAAGAGCAAACTGCCAATGCAGTACTTGGCAAACGCAGTCCGGTAATGGAACGCAGATTTAACTTCAACGGAAAAGACTTTGACCTGGATATGGACGGTATCATGGAAAACTTCCGCATGCCGAACGGGATTCCTGAGCCGCGTGTAATCATGGAAGGCAGAATGAATCGCCCAAAAGCTGGTATTCAGATTGAAGACCTAGAAAGTGGAAAGGGTGTTAAAGTATTGGAAGTACAACCGGAAACACCTGCCGCAAAAGCGGGATTAAAAAAGGATGATATCATCACCAAAGTAGGTGATACCGATATCAATTCGGTGGATGATCTGCGCGAAATTCTCCTCAAGACCAAGGAAGGAGACAACCTGAAACTCAGTCTGCAACGTGATGGTAAAAACCAGTCTGCAGAACTGCGCTTCCCGAAAAAATTGAAGAAAGCGACTCTATAAACACATCGTTCTCATGACCAGAAACCCCCGCAGTATTGCGGGGGTTTTGTTTTGTTAGACTAAAATCACGCAGGGTTTGGCCGTTTCGCAATACTTTTGAAAACATGTCCGACACCACTCAGCAATACGAGGCCGTCATAGGTCTGGAAGTGCATGCACAACTAAGCACGCAGACAAAATTGTTTTGTGGTGATACCACCTTATTTGGACAGGAGCCAAATACACAAGTAAGCGCCATCAGTCTCGGACATCCAGGCACACTACCCAAAACCAACGAAGCCGCAGTTCGTTATGCCATCATGATGGGATTGGCTTGCGGATGCAGTATCACAAAGGATAATTATTTCGCCAGAAAGAACTACTTCTACCCCGACCTTCCAAAAGGTTATCAGATATCACAGCACACCACCCCTATTTGCACTGGTGGTACAGTGCAGATTACAACAA is drawn from Chitinophagales bacterium and contains these coding sequences:
- a CDS encoding prohibitin family protein encodes the protein MILMILGILLLVVAGAISKTREEFRKLANGLRIGSFIIIILGVLTSCIKQIDAGEIGVQSMFGKVKDEILTSGLNLVNPLVTVRSVDIRTQNYTMSGVHDEGNQSGDDAIRVLTSDGLEVVIDLTVLYRVTGSEAPRIVRETGLDYKDKIVRPLTRTKIRDNAVYYTAIDLYSNKRDQFQTRIFKSIEEDFKKRGLILEQLLVRNITLPENVKKSIEEKIKAEQEAQKMEFVLQKEKQEAERKRVEAQGIADYQRIINTGLTDKQIEYEQIKALKEIATSQNAKVLIMGNSKTPVIIDSKSNK
- a CDS encoding peptidoglycan DD-metalloendopeptidase family protein, which produces MRRIKYYYNPHSMRFEKLETPLRVRLLQLFGFIAASIVTGIIIVLIAFRYIDSPKEKLLRQENEDLKENYAVLMERAKQLELQMDELENRDNSVYRSIFEADPIPDSARVKEIEKKKEVKLVQSMGETELVKSMTAQLNELSMRVSYQTKSYVEIEDMVRNKEKLLAAIPAIQPVSNRDLNRIASGFGYRVDPVYKDTRMHKGLDFTAPIGTPIYATADGVVRESGFNTGGYGINVVIYHGYGYETLYAHMVRTKAKVGQRVKRGEVIGYVGNSGKSTGPHCHYEVHRNGVPVDPVYYFYNDLTPAQFDRLVKLAKASNQSMD
- the alaS gene encoding alanine--tRNA ligase, whose translation is MTSSEIRQQFLDFFASKAHQIVPSAPIVVKNDPTLLFTNAGMNQFKDYFLGNKEPQSRRIADTQKCLRVSGKHNDLEEVGVDTYHHTMFEMLGNWSFGDYFKTEAIAWSWELLTEVYKLDKDRLYVTIFEGDEKEGLPRDTEAFNEWKKVIAEDRILLGNKKDNFWEMGDTGPCGPCTEIHVDCRSNEERAAVDGKTLVNNDHPQVIEIWNNVFIQFNRLKDGSLEQLPAKHVDTGMGFERLARVIQGKQSNYDTDVFSGTIHETEKISGLKYENTDSKRDVAFRVIADHIRAIAFTIADGQLPSNTGAGYVIRRILRRAVRYYFSYLDYKQPLLHQLMPLLAEQFAQVFPELKHQLDFVSKVVKEEEEAFLRTLGKGIEKFNAYASKLNAFVTEAKDSKENEGVAKELIDMRDKYTNAINKKIIAGDFAFELNDTYGFPIDLTNLMAQEIGWTVDMAGYEVALKQQKDRSRAATAIDTDDWVVVNDAAGKGFVGYEDILVHTHVQRYRKVTAKGKQQFQLVLATTPFYPEGGGQQGDTGMLDFGGEQIAVTDTRKENDLIIHFVNQLPSNIDTPVKAQVNTEQRLNTMYNHTATHLMHAALRQVLGKHVAQKGSLVNDAYLRFDFSHFAKMTDEEIREVEVIVNNKIRENIPVVIKQMPKEEAINMGAMALFGEKYADTVRVVIIDPNYSIELCGGTHVGHTGMIGLFIIQSEAAVAAGVRRIEAVTGPAAFNFLLTQFTHVKEIGSLLKAKEPLKAVEKLLQEKTALEKKVEKLEALQLQAVQKELLANIQTINGKQFLGAQVEVSSADALKKLAYDLRLQADVVVVVANIAEKASVAISVSDAASANIDAGKLIKEKVAPLIKGGGGGQKTLATAGGQDGSQLAAVIQAIQETL
- a CDS encoding PDZ domain-containing protein encodes the protein MKKYLFAALLLTGFSAIAQEAKEEKMKEKPLVKKEKKVVVEVDGDKVTINGKPAEEWDEKEIRIMKERIPMIRMGKGFPFEAELLNDKVNKAVLGVMSEKAEKGARIVEVSKESAAEKAGLKNGDIITKVGDKTVADSDALYEAIGKYNPGDKVSISYLRDGKEQTANAVLGKRSPVMERRFNFNGKDFDLDMDGIMENFRMPNGIPEPRVIMEGRMNRPKAGIQIEDLESGKGVKVLEVQPETPAAKAGLKKDDIITKVGDTDINSVDDLREILLKTKEGDNLKLSLQRDGKNQSAELRFPKKLKKATL